From Echinicola soli, a single genomic window includes:
- a CDS encoding DEAD/DEAH box helicase, producing MSDSPQSFENFKLNKQLLEAVKEAGYTKPTPIQEKTIPLALGGQDILGIAQTGTGKTAAYVLPLLMKAKYAQGEHARALILAPTRELVIQIEQAILDLGKYTDLRYVCLYGGIGPTPQIEKIREGVDIIIATPGRFMDIYSKGEIFVRNIKTMVMDEADKMMDMGFMPQIRSILEVIPVKRQNMLFSATFSERVEGISHEFLEFPERIEIALQATTADTVSQTKYFVPNLKTKITLLDHLLQNQEINRVIVFTKSRKNAEAVYQYLERRKHGEIRVIHANKGQNTRINSVDDFKSGNVRILVATDVAARGLDISMVSHVVNFDVPLIYEDYVHRVGRTGRAEQEGAAFTFINPAEEYHFGRIEEIIRMDVPEEPIPKEVRIAETPFAEKQAYDREIDKQKQKADPTFKGAFHEKKARATSNPHYNPDKKKVRGNKNSKAKKNRNQMKKKGGKR from the coding sequence ATGTCCGATAGCCCGCAGTCTTTCGAGAATTTTAAACTGAATAAGCAGCTTTTGGAAGCAGTGAAAGAGGCAGGCTACACCAAGCCTACCCCTATTCAGGAAAAAACCATTCCGCTGGCACTCGGTGGCCAGGACATTTTGGGCATCGCCCAGACCGGAACCGGCAAGACGGCTGCCTATGTGCTCCCACTACTCATGAAGGCCAAATATGCCCAAGGTGAACATGCCAGGGCATTGATCTTGGCGCCGACGCGGGAACTGGTGATTCAGATAGAACAGGCTATCCTGGATCTTGGAAAATATACTGACCTGCGGTATGTGTGCCTGTACGGAGGTATCGGGCCTACACCACAGATCGAAAAGATCCGTGAGGGCGTGGACATTATCATCGCCACTCCCGGTCGATTTATGGATATCTATAGCAAAGGAGAAATCTTCGTGCGCAATATCAAGACCATGGTGATGGACGAAGCGGATAAAATGATGGACATGGGTTTTATGCCACAGATCCGATCGATTTTGGAAGTCATTCCGGTAAAGCGGCAAAACATGCTTTTTTCGGCGACTTTCTCCGAAAGGGTGGAGGGTATTTCACACGAATTTCTGGAGTTTCCGGAGCGGATTGAAATAGCGCTGCAAGCGACTACGGCAGATACGGTGTCACAGACCAAGTATTTTGTTCCCAATCTGAAGACCAAGATCACCCTGCTGGACCATCTCCTTCAGAATCAGGAGATCAATCGGGTAATCGTCTTTACCAAATCCCGTAAAAATGCTGAGGCAGTCTACCAATACCTGGAGCGTAGAAAACACGGTGAAATCCGCGTGATCCATGCCAACAAAGGCCAAAATACCCGTATCAATTCCGTGGATGATTTTAAGTCAGGAAATGTACGGATTCTCGTGGCGACGGATGTGGCGGCCAGGGGGCTGGATATCAGCATGGTCAGCCATGTGGTGAATTTTGATGTGCCGCTGATCTATGAGGACTATGTCCATCGTGTGGGACGGACCGGACGAGCAGAACAGGAAGGTGCGGCTTTTACTTTTATCAATCCGGCAGAAGAATACCATTTTGGTCGGATCGAGGAAATCATCCGTATGGATGTTCCCGAAGAGCCGATTCCCAAGGAGGTGCGCATTGCCGAGACGCCATTTGCTGAAAAGCAGGCCTATGACCGTGAGATCGACAAGCAAAAACAAAAAGCAGACCCGACCTTCAAAGGTGCCTTTCATGAGAAAAAAGCCCGTGCCACCAGCAATCCCCACTATAATCCAGATAAGAAAAAAGTCCGTGGCAACAAGAACAGCAAAGCCAAAAAGAACCGTAACCAGATGAAGAAAAAAGGCGGCAAACGCTAA
- a CDS encoding dihydroorotase: protein MKKRILITDANIVNEGKIIRGDVFIQDGLIFSAGGNLKDFKAEADVTIDAKGKYLLPGLIDDQVHFREPGLTHKAEIYTEAKAAVAGGVTTFMEMPNTVPQATTLELLEEKYNIAAEKSLANYSFYLGATNDNLDELLKADPSTICGIKVFQGSSTGNMLVDNQETLESIFEKCEMLIATHSENDDIIKANLEKYKAEYGDDIPVKYHPKIRSAEACYDASKRVVDLARKYGTKLHILHISTAKEVMLFDNTLPLEEKRITAEACIHHMWFSEEDYDKKGTLIKWNPAVKTAKDRDEILKGVLDDHIDVIATDHAPHTLEEKDNPYTKAPSGGPLVQHSLVALLEMYHQGKISLEQIVQKACHNVAILFEIDKRGYIRPGYHADLVLVDLDAPWEVKKENILSKCGWSPFEGQTFQSKITHTIVSGHIAYENETFHEDQKGQRLKFSRK, encoded by the coding sequence ATGAAGAAGCGTATATTGATCACTGATGCAAATATAGTAAATGAAGGTAAGATTATTCGTGGGGATGTCTTTATACAGGACGGATTGATTTTCTCAGCAGGAGGAAACCTAAAGGATTTTAAAGCAGAGGCGGATGTGACCATTGATGCAAAAGGAAAATATTTGCTTCCCGGGCTGATCGATGACCAAGTCCACTTCCGCGAGCCCGGCCTTACGCATAAAGCCGAAATCTACACCGAGGCGAAGGCTGCCGTGGCTGGCGGGGTCACCACTTTTATGGAAATGCCCAACACCGTTCCACAAGCTACTACATTGGAGCTCTTGGAGGAAAAATATAACATCGCTGCTGAGAAATCACTGGCAAACTACTCTTTTTACCTTGGCGCCACCAATGACAACCTGGACGAGCTACTCAAAGCCGATCCTAGCACCATCTGTGGCATCAAGGTGTTCCAGGGCTCTTCTACGGGCAATATGCTGGTGGACAATCAGGAGACCCTGGAAAGCATCTTCGAAAAATGCGAGATGCTCATCGCTACGCACAGCGAAAATGATGACATCATCAAGGCCAACCTTGAAAAATACAAAGCGGAATACGGCGATGACATTCCCGTGAAATACCACCCTAAAATCCGCTCGGCAGAAGCCTGCTATGATGCCTCCAAGCGCGTGGTGGACCTGGCCAGAAAATACGGCACCAAACTTCACATCCTCCACATCAGCACGGCCAAGGAGGTGATGCTCTTTGACAACACCCTTCCGCTGGAGGAAAAACGCATCACAGCAGAAGCCTGTATTCACCATATGTGGTTTTCCGAGGAAGATTATGATAAAAAAGGCACCTTGATCAAGTGGAATCCTGCCGTAAAAACGGCCAAAGACCGTGACGAGATCCTAAAAGGTGTACTGGATGACCATATCGACGTCATTGCTACGGATCACGCTCCACACACCCTGGAAGAAAAGGACAATCCTTACACCAAAGCCCCTTCCGGTGGCCCGTTGGTGCAGCACAGTTTGGTCGCACTGCTGGAAATGTATCATCAAGGCAAGATTTCCTTGGAGCAAATTGTTCAAAAGGCCTGTCATAATGTCGCAATCCTATTTGAAATTGATAAAAGAGGCTATATCCGTCCTGGTTATCATGCCGATTTGGTGCTAGTGGATTTGGATGCTCCCTGGGAAGTAAAAAAAGAAAACATCCTTTCGAAATGCGGCTGGTCGCCTTTTGAAGGACAAACTTTCCAGTCAAAAATCACGCACACAATAGTTTCCGGACACATTGCGTACGAAAATGAGACATTCCACGAAGATCAAAAAGGACAACGACTTAAATTTTCCAGAAAATAA
- a CDS encoding amylo-alpha-1,6-glucosidase — protein sequence MSYIHFDKTELINLNYSLEKETIRSNRSGCYTSTTIIGCNTRKYHGLLVAPQPQIDTQLHVLLSTIHETVIQRGASFNLGICKYPGTYSPRGHKYLEDYSSEPIPNLIYRVGGVVLQKEIILDTTADRMMIKYTLLDAHSPTTLRLSPFLAFRGYHGLSKANTFVNKKYNKVKNGLEFKLYDAYSPLSLQISKKSDFIAVPDWYYDIEYIREKERGYDFLEDLYVPGYFEFPIEKGESVIFAAGLKEADPDSLAGAFDRELKRRTPRDNFENCLKNAAGQFISRRGDETRVIAGYPWFGWWGRDTLIALPGLTLTQGDYTTFKDVMHTLSNDIQGAMFPNIGSGGQFNMNTLDAPLWYFWAWQQYESYTGDRKTITDQYLPKLKGIIDGLLAGSDFNIKVQENGLLYGGKEGVALTWMDAVTTDGPVTPRIGCPVEINALWYNALCYYHELTNEAFAKELAERVKSSFIDAFWDKGKGYLADVVNGDYKDWSIRPNMVFSTSLPYSPLEETQKAEVLEAIKLYLLTPRGLRTLAPGNPAYKGYYQGNQYQRDNAYHQGTVWPWLLGHFVEGYLKIHGKAGKSMIEKLIRGFDDTMSQYGVGTIAEIYDGDPPHRAKGAISQAWSVGELLRSMHLVNHY from the coding sequence ATGAGCTACATCCATTTTGATAAGACAGAATTAATTAACTTAAATTATTCTCTCGAAAAAGAAACCATCAGGTCTAACCGTTCAGGATGCTATACCAGCACCACGATTATCGGATGTAACACTAGAAAGTACCATGGATTACTGGTGGCACCACAACCACAGATCGACACCCAGCTCCATGTCCTGTTATCCACCATTCACGAAACGGTCATCCAGCGAGGTGCCAGCTTTAACTTGGGCATCTGCAAATACCCGGGCACATACTCCCCCAGAGGACATAAATACCTGGAGGACTATAGCTCCGAACCTATCCCCAACCTTATTTATCGAGTGGGCGGTGTGGTCTTACAAAAAGAAATCATTCTCGACACCACCGCGGACAGAATGATGATCAAATACACACTGCTCGATGCCCATTCACCCACCACCTTACGGCTTAGCCCTTTTTTGGCCTTCAGAGGATATCACGGCTTATCCAAGGCCAACACCTTTGTCAATAAAAAATACAACAAAGTAAAAAATGGCCTTGAATTCAAACTGTACGACGCCTACTCTCCTTTATCCCTACAAATCTCCAAAAAAAGTGATTTTATAGCGGTTCCTGATTGGTATTACGATATTGAATACATCAGGGAAAAAGAGCGAGGCTACGATTTCCTGGAAGACCTTTATGTACCTGGCTACTTTGAATTCCCCATCGAAAAGGGGGAATCTGTCATATTCGCCGCCGGTCTGAAGGAAGCAGATCCTGATTCATTGGCAGGAGCTTTTGACCGGGAACTCAAGAGAAGAACCCCAAGGGACAATTTTGAAAACTGCCTCAAAAATGCTGCGGGGCAATTTATAAGTCGCCGCGGTGACGAAACCAGGGTCATCGCCGGATACCCTTGGTTTGGCTGGTGGGGCAGGGATACCTTGATCGCTCTCCCTGGACTCACCCTTACTCAAGGCGACTACACCACCTTTAAAGATGTCATGCACACCCTCTCCAATGACATCCAAGGAGCCATGTTTCCCAATATTGGCAGCGGAGGACAATTTAACATGAACACCTTGGATGCTCCACTATGGTATTTTTGGGCTTGGCAGCAATATGAAAGCTATACTGGCGACCGTAAAACCATCACCGATCAGTACCTCCCTAAACTTAAAGGCATCATCGACGGTCTCTTGGCCGGAAGTGACTTTAACATCAAAGTTCAAGAGAATGGCTTGCTCTATGGCGGTAAAGAAGGCGTCGCACTGACCTGGATGGATGCGGTGACCACCGATGGCCCAGTCACCCCCAGGATCGGCTGTCCAGTAGAAATCAACGCCCTTTGGTACAATGCGCTGTGCTATTACCATGAACTCACCAATGAAGCTTTCGCCAAGGAGCTCGCTGAAAGGGTAAAATCCTCTTTTATCGATGCGTTTTGGGACAAAGGAAAAGGCTACCTCGCTGATGTCGTCAATGGCGACTACAAAGACTGGTCAATCCGTCCCAATATGGTTTTCAGCACCTCCTTACCCTATAGTCCCCTGGAAGAGACCCAAAAGGCGGAAGTCCTGGAAGCCATTAAACTCTACCTCCTCACCCCTAGAGGACTGAGAACCCTTGCTCCGGGAAATCCCGCCTACAAAGGCTATTACCAAGGCAATCAATATCAACGGGACAACGCCTATCACCAAGGCACGGTCTGGCCATGGCTTCTCGGCCACTTTGTAGAAGGCTATTTGAAAATTCACGGCAAAGCCGGCAAAAGTATGATCGAAAAGCTGATCAGAGGCTTTGATGATACGATGTCCCAGTATGGGGTTGGCACCATAGCGGAGATTTACGATGGCGATCCACCACATAGAGCAAAAGGGGCTATATCACAAGCCTGGAGTGTCGGAGAACTTCTCCGGAGCATGCATTTAGTTAATCACTATTAA
- a CDS encoding glycosyltransferase family 4 protein, with the protein MKVLMFGWEFPPHISGGLGTACYGLLKGMSHFDHEVIFVVPKLYGDEDPLADFVNASEVEIDYREKRFKQIWKNLTYLEVSSFLIPYLGPEEFSRFTDKALHDRTDVDESIFANKFSFSGKYNKDLIMEVSRYALVAGQIAKNKEHDIIHAHDWLSFPAGIAAKQISGKPLVVHVHATEFDRSGENVNQRVYDIERSGMEMADKIIAVSHLTKKTIITRYGIPEEKVTVIHNAVLDTSIITSTATKKVPEKIVTFLGRITFQKGPEYFIEAANKVLKKDDNVRFVMAGSGDLMNRMIDRVAELRIATKFHFTGFLKGEDVDQMFAISDVYVMPSVSEPFGISPLEAVRYNTPVIISKQSGVAEVLTNALKIDFWDIDAMADAIFALLHYGGISTMFRQCGSEELKKMKWEHVAEKIFALYDKTLTVTHS; encoded by the coding sequence ATGAAGGTATTAATGTTTGGATGGGAATTTCCACCGCATATCTCAGGTGGATTGGGAACGGCCTGTTATGGGCTACTGAAAGGAATGTCACATTTTGATCATGAAGTGATTTTTGTCGTCCCAAAACTATATGGAGACGAAGATCCTTTAGCTGATTTCGTAAATGCCAGTGAGGTCGAAATCGATTACAGGGAAAAGCGATTCAAACAGATTTGGAAAAACCTCACTTATCTGGAAGTGAGCTCCTTTTTGATACCATATTTGGGTCCTGAGGAATTTTCCCGCTTTACAGACAAAGCACTCCATGATCGTACGGACGTGGACGAAAGCATCTTTGCCAATAAATTTTCCTTTAGCGGAAAATACAATAAGGACCTTATTATGGAAGTATCGCGCTATGCCTTAGTAGCCGGTCAAATTGCCAAAAACAAGGAACATGACATCATCCATGCGCACGACTGGCTCTCCTTCCCTGCTGGAATCGCTGCGAAACAAATTAGCGGCAAACCACTCGTCGTGCATGTTCATGCCACGGAATTTGATCGTTCTGGAGAAAATGTCAACCAGCGTGTATATGACATCGAGCGGTCAGGAATGGAAATGGCAGATAAAATCATCGCAGTAAGCCACCTTACAAAAAAAACGATCATCACCCGTTATGGCATTCCGGAAGAAAAGGTCACTGTCATCCATAATGCTGTCCTTGACACCAGCATCATCACCAGTACAGCCACCAAAAAAGTCCCGGAAAAAATAGTCACCTTCCTCGGCAGGATCACCTTCCAAAAAGGCCCTGAATACTTTATCGAAGCAGCCAACAAAGTCCTCAAAAAAGACGATAATGTCCGCTTTGTGATGGCGGGATCCGGCGACCTGATGAACAGGATGATCGACCGTGTGGCGGAATTGCGAATAGCCACCAAATTCCATTTCACTGGCTTTCTAAAAGGCGAAGATGTAGACCAGATGTTTGCCATCAGCGATGTCTACGTAATGCCCTCCGTCTCCGAGCCTTTTGGCATCTCCCCCCTGGAAGCCGTCCGGTATAATACGCCCGTGATTATCTCAAAGCAGTCGGGAGTCGCAGAAGTCCTTACCAATGCCCTAAAAATAGATTTTTGGGACATTGATGCCATGGCGGACGCCATCTTTGCCCTGCTTCACTATGGGGGTATATCTACGATGTTCCGACAATGCGGAAGCGAAGAACTCAAAAAAATGAAATGGGAGCACGTCGCTGAAAAAATCTTCGCCCTATATGATAAAACTCTAACCGTAACACATTCATGA
- a CDS encoding glycoside hydrolase family 57 protein — MRTICFYFQVHQPYRLKPYRFFDIGEDHHYWDEFANKSIMRKVAEKCYLPMNALLLELIEKYQGQFKVSFSLSGVFMDQMEEYAPDVLESFQKLVATGHVELMNETYAHALSALKSKEEFHDMVRAQQEKVKKLFNGYTPKVFRNTELIYSDIIGEMVAELGYEAILTEGAKHILGWKSPNYVYCNAIEPKLKVLLKNFRLSDDIAFRFGEKAWPDWPLTTDKFVNWINQIPQEEEVINLFMDYETFGEHQWAESGIFEFMRHLPDAVLSQSNFTFSTPSEVVAEAAPVGKIHVPVPISWADEERDLTAWLGNDLQDEAFDRLYELEPLVRQSKDPQIQKDWKYLQTSDHFYYMCTKFFSDGDIHAYFSPYESPYEAFINFMNVLSDFMLRLKKEQNAPVTEE, encoded by the coding sequence ATGAGAACCATTTGTTTTTATTTCCAGGTACACCAGCCCTATCGGCTAAAACCATATCGATTCTTTGACATTGGCGAAGACCACCATTACTGGGATGAATTTGCCAATAAAAGCATCATGCGAAAAGTAGCAGAAAAATGCTATCTGCCCATGAATGCCCTGCTGCTGGAGTTGATAGAAAAATATCAAGGCCAGTTTAAAGTCAGCTTTTCCCTGTCGGGAGTATTTATGGACCAGATGGAAGAGTATGCCCCTGACGTTCTGGAGAGCTTCCAGAAACTCGTAGCCACCGGCCATGTAGAGCTAATGAACGAAACCTACGCCCACGCCCTTTCTGCCTTAAAAAGCAAAGAAGAATTTCATGACATGGTACGCGCACAGCAAGAGAAAGTCAAAAAACTCTTTAACGGATACACCCCTAAAGTATTCCGTAATACCGAATTGATCTATTCGGATATCATCGGAGAAATGGTCGCAGAACTTGGCTATGAGGCCATCCTTACAGAAGGTGCCAAACATATTCTGGGCTGGAAGAGCCCCAATTATGTCTATTGCAATGCCATCGAACCAAAGTTGAAAGTGCTGCTTAAGAACTTCCGCTTAAGTGATGATATCGCCTTCCGGTTTGGAGAAAAAGCATGGCCAGATTGGCCGCTCACCACGGACAAATTTGTCAACTGGATCAATCAAATCCCTCAAGAAGAAGAGGTTATCAACTTGTTTATGGACTATGAAACCTTTGGTGAACACCAATGGGCGGAAAGTGGGATTTTTGAATTTATGCGCCACCTACCTGACGCAGTACTGAGCCAATCAAACTTCACTTTCTCCACACCATCAGAGGTGGTAGCAGAAGCAGCTCCTGTCGGTAAAATCCACGTTCCCGTCCCTATTTCCTGGGCCGATGAAGAGCGCGACCTTACCGCATGGCTAGGCAACGACCTTCAGGATGAAGCTTTTGATCGCCTCTACGAACTGGAACCGCTGGTCCGACAGTCCAAGGATCCACAAATCCAAAAAGACTGGAAATACCTCCAGACCAGTGACCACTTCTATTACATGTGTACCAAGTTCTTCTCAGATGGAGATATTCACGCTTATTTCAGTCCTTATGAAAGTCCTTATGAGGCATTTATCAATTTCATGAATGTCCTTAGCGATTTTATGCTAAGGCTGAAAAAAGAGCAGAATGCACCCGTCACGGAAGAATAA
- the clpB gene encoding ATP-dependent chaperone ClpB produces the protein MDFKQFTIKSQEAIQKAAELCMAEQQQAIEPAHVLKGILAEDESVVDFVFKKLGVNRKLISQKLEEIIQSFPKVSGQQPYLSNAGNQALAKAKGYLKTFGDEFVAIEHLLLGILSGSDKSAQLLKDQGMTEKGLIEAINELRQGNKVTDQNAESKYRSLEKYSKNLNELAKKGKIDPVIGRDEEIRRVLQILARRTKNNPILLGEPGVGKTAIVEGLAQRIVSGDVPENLKSKTLISLDMGLLVAGAKYKGEFEERLKAVIKEVTDSDGEIILFIDEIHTLIGAGGGGEGAMDAANLLKPALARGELHAIGATTLKEYQKYVEKDKALERRFQAVLVDEPDAADAISILRGIKDKYELHHGVRVKDDAVISAVELSQRYISDRFLPDKAIDLMDEAAAKLRMEIDSLPQELDELNRRIMQLEIEREAIRREKNKDKESVLSREIAELSEKRQAVKAKWESEKAVIMGIQREKENIDKFKLEAEQAERAGDFGKVAEIRYGKISESEQKLESFKQQLQEMQEGSPLLKEEVDTEDVAAVVAKWTGIPLSRMLESEREKLLHLEDELGKRVAGQQEAIAALSDAVRRSRAGLQDPKRPIGSFIFMGTTGVGKTELAKALAEYLFNDDNAMVRIDMSEYQERHAVSRLVGAPPGYVGYDEGGQLTEAVRRKPYSVILLDEIEKAHPDVFNILLQVLDDGRLTDNKGRIANFKNTIIILTTNIGSQLIQERFSAIEDWNKEQVMEDTKKEVFELLKNSVRPEFLNRIDETVMFEPLNRAITRKIVDIQWKEIQQRLANAGIEIDATREVLGYLGEVGFDPQFGARPLKRTMQRLVLNELSKQILSGYIKNDAAVLVDLDADKQVYFKNVEDVEV, from the coding sequence ATGGATTTTAAACAATTTACGATCAAATCGCAGGAGGCCATTCAGAAAGCCGCGGAGCTCTGTATGGCAGAGCAGCAGCAGGCCATTGAGCCGGCGCACGTGCTTAAAGGGATCCTTGCTGAGGATGAGAGTGTGGTTGATTTTGTTTTCAAAAAACTTGGGGTAAACAGGAAACTTATTTCCCAGAAACTGGAAGAAATCATCCAATCGTTTCCCAAGGTCAGTGGACAGCAACCGTACCTGTCCAATGCAGGAAACCAAGCATTGGCCAAGGCGAAAGGTTATTTGAAGACCTTTGGGGATGAGTTTGTGGCGATAGAGCATTTGCTACTTGGAATCCTTTCCGGTAGCGATAAATCTGCCCAATTGCTAAAAGATCAGGGCATGACCGAAAAAGGGCTGATCGAAGCCATCAATGAATTAAGACAAGGCAATAAAGTGACCGACCAAAACGCAGAATCAAAATACAGGTCCCTGGAGAAGTACTCAAAGAACCTGAATGAATTGGCCAAGAAAGGGAAAATTGATCCTGTCATTGGTCGTGATGAAGAGATTAGGCGAGTGCTACAGATTTTGGCACGAAGAACCAAAAACAACCCAATCCTGCTGGGTGAACCGGGTGTGGGAAAGACGGCCATAGTGGAAGGATTGGCGCAGCGGATTGTCAGTGGTGATGTTCCTGAAAACCTGAAGTCCAAAACCTTGATATCCCTGGATATGGGGCTGCTGGTAGCAGGGGCCAAATATAAAGGTGAATTTGAAGAAAGACTGAAAGCGGTAATAAAAGAGGTGACCGATTCTGATGGAGAGATCATCCTTTTCATCGATGAGATCCATACGTTGATCGGTGCCGGTGGAGGAGGTGAAGGTGCCATGGATGCGGCCAACTTGCTTAAGCCTGCATTGGCACGAGGGGAGCTTCATGCTATTGGTGCCACCACGCTGAAGGAATATCAAAAATACGTGGAGAAGGACAAGGCACTGGAGCGGAGATTTCAGGCGGTACTGGTGGACGAGCCGGATGCTGCCGATGCCATTTCCATCTTGCGAGGTATCAAGGACAAGTACGAGCTTCACCATGGTGTGAGGGTTAAAGATGATGCGGTCATTTCTGCGGTGGAACTGTCCCAACGTTATATTTCTGATCGGTTCTTGCCTGATAAGGCCATTGACTTGATGGATGAGGCCGCTGCCAAGCTGAGGATGGAAATTGACTCACTTCCTCAGGAATTGGATGAGCTGAACAGGCGGATCATGCAATTGGAAATCGAACGAGAGGCCATCCGTCGAGAGAAAAACAAGGACAAGGAATCGGTGCTGAGCAGGGAAATTGCGGAGCTATCCGAAAAGCGTCAGGCAGTAAAGGCCAAATGGGAAAGTGAAAAGGCGGTCATTATGGGCATTCAGCGCGAGAAGGAGAATATCGACAAGTTTAAATTGGAAGCCGAGCAAGCTGAACGTGCGGGGGATTTTGGAAAAGTAGCGGAGATCCGTTACGGGAAGATCAGCGAAAGTGAACAAAAACTGGAGTCGTTCAAGCAGCAGCTTCAGGAGATGCAGGAAGGTTCGCCATTGCTGAAGGAGGAAGTGGACACTGAGGATGTAGCGGCAGTAGTGGCCAAGTGGACGGGCATCCCCCTTTCCAGGATGCTGGAAAGTGAACGGGAGAAGTTACTCCACCTGGAAGATGAACTTGGCAAGCGCGTGGCTGGCCAGCAAGAAGCAATTGCTGCTTTGTCCGATGCCGTACGCAGAAGCCGGGCTGGGCTGCAGGATCCAAAACGGCCCATTGGTTCCTTCATCTTTATGGGGACCACTGGAGTAGGTAAGACGGAGCTGGCCAAAGCGCTGGCCGAATACCTTTTCAATGACGATAATGCCATGGTGCGGATCGATATGTCCGAATACCAGGAGCGGCATGCAGTCAGCAGGCTGGTGGGAGCGCCTCCAGGTTATGTGGGCTATGACGAAGGTGGCCAGTTGACAGAAGCGGTGAGAAGGAAGCCTTATTCCGTCATTCTTTTGGATGAGATAGAGAAAGCCCACCCAGATGTGTTCAATATCCTCTTGCAGGTATTGGATGATGGTAGGCTGACGGATAATAAGGGCCGTATCGCCAATTTCAAAAATACCATCATTATCCTCACTACTAACATCGGTTCGCAGTTGATCCAAGAACGGTTTTCTGCCATCGAGGACTGGAACAAAGAGCAGGTGATGGAAGACACCAAGAAGGAAGTGTTTGAGCTGTTGAAAAATTCGGTTCGGCCGGAATTCTTGAACAGAATAGATGAGACCGTCATGTTTGAACCATTAAACAGGGCGATTACCCGTAAGATTGTCGACATCCAGTGGAAGGAAATCCAGCAAAGGTTAGCTAACGCAGGCATTGAGATCGACGCTACAAGGGAAGTTCTGGGCTATCTAGGAGAGGTAGGTTTTGATCCCCAGTTTGGTGCGAGGCCACTGAAGCGTACCATGCAGCGACTGGTCTTGAATGAATTGTCCAAACAGATCTTAAGTGGATACATCAAAAATGATGCGGCGGTGTTGGTGGACTTGGATGCAGATAAACAGGTGTACTTTAAGAATGTGGAAGATGTGGAAGTGTGA
- the rlmN gene encoding 23S rRNA (adenine(2503)-C(2))-methyltransferase RlmN, whose product MITGEKKDIRKLSLEELQDFFLSVGDKKFRANQVYDWLWNKSLKNFDDMTNISLPTREMLKANFTINHVKVDLMQHSNDGTIKNAVKLYDNKIVESVLIPTSKRITACVSSQVGCSLDCNFCATARLKRMRNLNPDEIYDQVVAIKDEAEKYFQRPLTNIVFMGMGEPLLNYANVIGAIDKITAPEGLGMAPRRITLSTVGIPKIIKKMADDEVKFNLAISLHSAINATRSRLMPINDKSPVEELAEALKYWYQKTQRKVTYEYVIWDGINDDEEHALALAKFCKHIPSKVNIIQYNPIDEGEFRQASQEAVDMYVRTLEGRGIMAKVRKSRGQDIDAACGQLANKNEVAEI is encoded by the coding sequence ATGATAACGGGTGAGAAAAAAGATATCAGGAAATTGAGCTTGGAAGAACTCCAAGACTTCTTCCTATCTGTAGGGGATAAAAAATTCAGGGCCAATCAAGTTTATGACTGGCTGTGGAACAAGTCATTGAAGAACTTTGATGACATGACCAATATTTCCCTGCCCACCCGTGAAATGCTCAAGGCCAATTTTACCATCAACCACGTCAAGGTGGACCTGATGCAGCATTCCAATGATGGCACCATCAAAAATGCTGTCAAACTCTACGACAATAAAATCGTGGAATCCGTGTTGATCCCTACCTCCAAGCGGATCACGGCCTGTGTTTCGTCCCAAGTGGGCTGCAGTCTTGACTGTAATTTCTGTGCAACTGCCCGGCTAAAAAGGATGCGAAACCTGAACCCAGATGAAATCTATGACCAGGTCGTGGCCATCAAAGATGAGGCGGAGAAGTACTTCCAACGTCCCCTGACGAATATCGTCTTTATGGGCATGGGCGAGCCCTTGCTAAATTACGCAAATGTCATTGGCGCCATCGACAAGATCACCGCCCCAGAGGGACTTGGCATGGCACCGAGGAGAATTACACTTTCTACGGTAGGCATTCCCAAGATAATCAAGAAAATGGCTGACGATGAAGTGAAATTTAACCTGGCCATCTCTCTCCATTCCGCTATCAACGCCACCAGAAGCCGCCTGATGCCCATCAATGACAAAAGCCCGGTAGAGGAGCTGGCGGAAGCCTTGAAATACTGGTACCAAAAAACCCAGCGCAAAGTTACTTATGAGTACGTGATATGGGACGGCATCAACGACGATGAAGAACACGCACTAGCCCTGGCCAAATTCTGCAAGCACATTCCTTCCAAGGTCAACATCATCCAGTACAACCCCATCGATGAAGGGGAGTTTAGGCAAGCCTCACAAGAAGCAGTGGATATGTACGTCCGTACCCTCGAAGGCCGAGGAATCATGGCCAAAGTCAGGAAATCCAGAGGCCAGGACATCGATGCTGCCTGTGGTCAGCTAGCCAACAAAAATGAAGTAGCAGAAATATAA